The Aspergillus luchuensis IFO 4308 DNA, chromosome 7, nearly complete sequence genome has a segment encoding these proteins:
- a CDS encoding NACHT and WD domain protein (COG:F;~EggNog:ENOG410PMUR;~InterPro:IPR015943,IPR001680,IPR036322,IPR027417, IPR029058;~go_function: GO:0005515 - protein binding [Evidence IEA]) gives MSIRISRNREDEVSSDSQSSKYASRSSWSGNFSSTAEVNVDNPRGPLGLNLLHSPPEPQIESIFVHGLGGGSRKTWSKTTSGYHYWPQEWLPKDPAFSHVRVHSFGYNSDWSKGKDNCLDIYHFAKSLLGELSTSPHLSHTDTPIVFLGHSMGGLVIKKAYLLASQDAFFEGLVKRFHAIYFFATPHRGSDSAKLLENILQITYSSRAYVSDLKRGSSTLQSINEEFRKHSGKMELWSFYETQKLTIGLFSILIVDPNSATLGYREEQQIPLGADHRSICKFDALTDPNYVTVRNALALTVSRILQSVVTSKARQARSQLRQLEAYLGVHDNVEDDLILLEDARMDGTCQWLGSKSSFLTWKSFESNGPSILWVNGKPATGKSVLAGYVVNQLRTTKASCSFYFFKYGDKSKSRVSGCLRSLALQMARANVAVREILLEMQSQGTKLDSDDERVLWRKLFQPGILRANSKGHYWVIDALDECSSLSFFFEAMLTKIDDSTPLRILITSRETPEIGQYFSSLGAHRVVSEEVSTSDTLPDIKLLVEAKAGSLLVGGDKDREDLVTKVLDKSQGSFLWTTLVLKELSKSYSEQEMSRVLQDVPRDMERLYMRSLDSMSQASRGKALSKAILTWTTCVTRPLRTTELQLALKLDVNDHFPKLEESVLSLCGQFVTVDKFGKVQMAHETAREFLLNEDLESEYAIRKEEAHTRIARTCLAYLTGDDLRPPRTGRRGAAASSPIKRSEFSLYACTEFSYHLSKSSPRATDVFHLLVKFLKANVLSWIEIIAQTGNLNFLIRAAKYLRSYLKICTTELSPIGGDMQVIRGWTMDLIRVAAKFADALLISPAAIHSLVVPFCPKESTVYRAVNPGKRLSVMGLSSVQWDDRLACIEFRQAQTTAICYGETMFAIGLSSGKVTLYHATTCQENKTLDHGEAVKYLQISSKRGLVAACGLKRINVWEILSGRLISTNTAPQRPLTMIIDDDRLVVASAKNYLASWGLDGDGFQHPHRLWNDSDNMDVQTHRVPSAVSISVGHQMMAIAYSGRPITLWDLQEDAYYGSCGKKLANGETSKHMVTALIFNPNPSIERLVASYLDGELALVDPFQDEVLATIHANCHTLAASPDGHLLAGAVGSGTIQIFEFDTLTLLYRVESTKIYIKQLAFSLDSLRLADIRGSECNIWEPAILLRDSGGDDSSQNTSNTLVETVAIDTKIKISALTMDLQEDAVFCSKNDGSVCLYNMRTGNEIRKLYHHNSCVHALNWLPKTKLLLSIDVSNRISGRRIAKSRIEGWLPGEVLFQSRLDCGHAITQVLASDVAGKFILSTRETDHLWSISGQELEMRKYSSRPGIRKWLQHHDSEEHVICFEGATARIYTWSDWAEVAIVDVHIDLDGLQIKNAFPCTSASKQRILLELSELDGPAKTCRLYLLDTKAFAVYNEGDKPDSPSEICAGQEDTLLRNKLVHTDRTSSQCLINRLTTLSRYITHCIGVTASSKIVFLDTHSWVCTADLDKPDDSKELYFRHFFVPYDWFSGSRHVISTVARRDVLMACKSDLAVIKGGLEYTLPVNPPRPTNEG, from the exons ATG TCCATTCGCATTTCTCGGAATAGGGAGGACGAAGTCTCCTCGGATTCTCAATCAAGCAAATATGCATCGCGCAGCAGTTGGTCTGGAAACTTCTCTTCGACCGCCGAAGTCAACGTCGACAACCCAAGAGGCCCCCTTGGCCtcaatcttcttcactcGCCACCGGAGCCTCAGATCGAATCTATCTTCGTACATGGCCTTGGTGGCGGGTCCCGGAAAACATGGAGCAAAACAACCTCCGGCTACCACTACTGGCCACAGGAGTGGCTTCCCAAGGATCCCGCCTTCAGCCATGTCCGAGTACATAGTTTCGGATACAACTCAGATTGGTCCAAGGGGAAGGACAATTGTCTGGACATATACCATTTCGCAAAGTCACTCTTGGGCGAACTGAGCACCTCCCCGCATCTCAGCCATACAGACACACCGATAGTGTTCTTGGGACATAGCATGGGTGGCTTGGTCATTAAGAAAGCTTATCTACTAGCGAGCCAAGATGCCTTCTTTGAAGGGCTTGTGAAACGCTTTCATGCAATCTATTTCTTCGCCACACCACATAGAGGGTCTGACTCGGCCAAGCTACTTGAGAATATCTTACAAATAACGTATTCATCACGTGCATACGTCTCTGATCTCAAGCGCGGTTCTAGTACGctacaatcaatcaatgagGAGTTTCGAAAACATTCCGGCAAGATGGAACTGTGGTCGTTTTATGAGACACAAAAACTCACCATTGGACTATTCAGCATACTTATTGTGGATCCAAACTCGGCTACGCTCGGATATCGTGAGGAGCAACAGATCCCATTAGGAGCCGATCATCGCTCAATTTGCAAGTTTGATGCGCTCACGGATCCTAACTATGTCACCGTTCGGAATGCTTTAGCCTTGACCGTGAGCCGAATATTGCAGTCAG TGGTCACGTCAAAGGCCCGGCAGGCAAGAAGTCAATTACGGCAGCTGGAGGCATATCTAGGTGTCCATGACAatgtcgaagatgacctTATTCTTCTCGAAGACGCCCGTATGGATGGTACCTGTCAGTGGCTTGGATCAAAATCGAGTTTCCTTACATGGAAAAGCTTTGAAAGTAACGGCCCAAGCATCTTATGGGTCAATGGAAAACCAGCCACGGGGAAATCTGTCCTTGCCGGATATGTCGTCAACCAGCTACGCACGACCAAGGCTAGCTGCAGCttctatttctttaaatatgGGGATAAGTCCAAATCCCGAGTTAGTGGTTGTCTGCGGTCGTTGGCTCTGCAGATGGCTCGTGCAAATGTCGCTGTCAGGGAAATCCTTCTCGAGATGCAAAGCCAAGGAACCAAGCTTGATAGCGATGACGAGCGGGTGTTGTGGAGAAAGCTATTCCAGCCCGGGATCCTTCGAGCTAATTCTAAGGGTCATTATTGGGTAATTGACGCACTTGATGAGTGTTcctctttgtctttcttctttgaggCAATGCTCACCAAGATCGATGATTCGACTCCACTGCGGATACTAATAACTAGTAGGGAGACCCCGGAGATAGGACAATACTTTTCCTCGCTTGGGGCGCACAGGGTTGTGTCAGAGGAAGTCTCAACATCTGACACCCTCCCGGATATAAAGCTGCTTGTCGAAGCCAAAGCAGGGTCCTTGCTTGTTGGTGGAGACAAAGACCGGGAGGACCTAGTGACTAAGGTTCTGGACAAGTCTCAAGGATCATTTTTGTGGACTACCTTGGTGCTTAAAGAACTGTCAAAATCGTACAGTGAGCAGGAGATGAGCCGGGTTTTACAGGACGTGCCGCGGGATATGGAACGATTATATATGAGGTCGCTCGATTCAATGTCACAAGCTTCACGGGGAAAGGCTTTGAGCAAGGCCATCCTTACCTGGACTACGTGCGTGACTAGGCCGCTCAGAACTACCGAACTGCAATTAGCCTTGAAGCTGGATGTCAATGATCATTTCCCCAAGTTAGAAGAGAGTGTACTATCTCTCTGTGGCCAATTTGTCACCGTCGATAAGTTTGGAAAGGTACAGATGGCTCATGAAACAGCCAGAGAGTTTCTCCTAAATGAAGACCTGGAGTCCGAATATGCCAtcaggaaagaagaagcccataCTCGCATTGCTCGAACTTGCCTTGCATATCTCACTGGGGATGATCTGAGGCCCCCTCGGACTGGTCGACGAGGTGCTGCCGCCTCTTCTCCAATCAAGAGGTCGGAATTTTCTCTATACGCCTGCACTGAGTTCTCATATCACTTGTCAAAGTCAAGTCCACGTGCAACCGACGTCTTCCACCTACTTGTCAAGTTCTTGAAGGCGAATGTTTTGTCGTGGATAGAGATAATAGCGCAGACAGGGAACCTTAATTTCCTCATCCGCGCGGCAAAATATCTCCGAAGCTATCTCAAAATCTGTACAACTGAACTTTCGCCTATTGGTGGTGATATGCAGGTGATCAGAGGGTGGACAATGGATCTCATACGAGTTGCTGCCAAATTTGCTGACGCTCTTTTGATTTCACCTGCAGCCATTCACTCACTCGTTGTACCCTTCTGTCCCAAGGAATCGACGGTTTACAGGGCTGTCAATCCTGGTAAAAGACTTTCAGTGATGGGTCTCTCTAGTGTCCAGTGGGATGATCGATTAGCGTGTATTGAGTTCCGCCAGGCTCAAACAACTGCCATCTGCTACGGCGAGACTATGTTTGCAATTGGTTTGAGTTCCGGCAAAGTCACACTTTACCATGCTACCACATGCCAAGAAAATAAAACACTCGACCATGGTGAAGCAGTGAAGTACTTACAGATTTCAAGCAAACGAGGGTTGGTTGCTGCATGTGGCCTGAAGAGAATCAACGTATGGGAGATCCTTAGTGGCCGGCTCATTTCCACTAATACGGCCCCACAACGGCCTCTGACCATGATAATCGATGATGATCGACTTGTCGTTGCATCGGCTAAGAATTACTTGGCGTCGTGGGGACTCGACGGCGACGGATTCCAGCATCCCCATCGGCTATGGAACGATTCGGACAACATGGACGTTCAGACACATCGAGTCCCGTCTGCCGTATCGATATCTGTTGGTCACCAAATGATGGCGATTGCCTACAGCGGGCGACCCATCACTCTCTGGGACCTCCAGGAGGACGCTTACTATGGGAGCTGTGGAAAGAAACTCGCCAATGGTGAAACTAGCAAGCACATGGTCACTGCTCTAATTTTCAACCCCAACCCTTCAATCGAACGCCTTGTGGCTTCGTATCTCGACGGAGAGCTTGCCCTCGTGGATCCGTTTCAGGATGAGGTTCTGGCGACCATCCATGCGAATTGCCATACGCTAGCAGCTAGTCCCGATGGGCACCTTCTCGCCGGGGCTGTCGGATCTGGAACAATTCAAATATTCGAATTCGACACATTGACCCTGCTCTATCGAGTTGAATCAACCAAAATTTACATCAAACAATTGGCGTTCAGCCTTGATAGTCTGCGACTGGCAGACATTAGGGGCTCAGAATGTAACATTTGGGAGCCCGCTATCCTTTTGCGTGACTCTGGCGGGGATGACAGCAGCCAAAATACGTCCAATACTCTAGTGGAGACAGTCGCCATTGATACCAAGATCAAAATCAGTGCACTTACTATGGACCTCCAGGAAGATGCTGTATTTTGCAGTAAGAACGATGGGTCAGTATGCCTCTACAATATGAGAACAGGCAACGAGATACGCAAGCTCTATCACCATAACTCATGTGTTCACGCCCTCAACTGGCTACCAAAGACGAAGCTCCTTCTGAGTATTGACGTGTCGAACAGAATATCCGGGCGGAGAATCGCAAAATCAAGGATTGAGGGTTGGCTTCCAGGCGAAGTACTCTTTCAATCACGTCTTGACTGCGGACATGCGATTACCCAGGTACTGGCTAGTGATGTCGCAGGAAAGTTCATTTTGTCCACTCGGGAAACAGATCATTTATGGAGTATTAGCGGCCAGGAACTAGAAATGCGAAAATATTCGTCGAGACCCGGCATCCGCAAGTGGCTGCAACATCACGACTCGGAAGAACATGTGATATGCTTTGAAGGCGCGACCGCTCGTATCTATACTTGGAGTGACTGGGCGGAAGTAGCAATAGTCGACGTCCATATTGATTTGGATGGTCTACAGATCAAGAATGCCTTTCCTTGTACATCCGCAAGCAAACAACGCATTCTTCTCGAGTTATCGGAGTTAGATGGCCCAGCTAAGACATGCAGGCTCTACCTGCTCGATACGAAGGCGTTTGCTGTTTACAACGAAGGAGATAAGCCAGATAGTCCCAGCGAGATATGCGCAGGACAGGAAGATACGCTACTGCGGAACAAGCTAGTCCATACTGACCGAACATCGAGCCAATGCCTTATCAACAGATTAACCACCCTGAGCAGGTACATCACACATTGTATCGGTGTTACCGCATCCTCCAAAATTGTGTTTCTGGATACCCACTCCTGGGTCTGTACTGCTGACCTGGACAAACCGGATGACAGCAAAGAGCTATACTTTCGCCATTTCTTTGTGCCATATGATTGGTTTTCGGGGTCAAGGCA
- a CDS encoding putative DRAP deaminase (COG:F;~EggNog:ENOG410QEB3;~InterPro:IPR002125,IPR016193;~PFAM:PF00383,PF18785;~go_function: GO:0003824 - catalytic activity [Evidence IEA]), protein MEARPSHPNIPAGDHKAYMDYALDQARLSPPAPTKFCVGAVLVDADKNEILSTGYSMELPGNRPGDPGNTHAEHCCFIKVADQHDIPEDQIGKVLPPNTVLYTTMEPCNRRLSGNRTCVERILQLGDAIKVVYVGIKEPEKFIGENTGRKRLEEAGVLVQLVEGMEDRITEVATAGH, encoded by the coding sequence ATGGAGGCTAGACCAAGCCACCCAAACATCCCAGCTGGCGACCATAAAGCCTACATGGATTATGCTCTCGATCAAGCGCGTCTCTCACCTCCAGCCCCGACGAAGTTCTGCGTCGGAGCAGTTCTGGTCGATGCCGACAAAAATGAGATCCTCTCAACCGGATATTCAATGGAACTACCAGGAAATCGTCCGGGAGATCCAGGCAATACCCACGCGGAACACTGCTGTTTCATCAAAGTGGCCGACCAGCATGATATTCCGGAGGACCAAATTGGGAAGGTGTTGCCCCCAAACACTGTCCTGTACACGACCATGGAGCCCTGCAACCGAAGGCTGAGCGGCAATCGAACCTGCGTGGAGCGGATACTCCAATTAGGCGACGCAATCAAGGTTGTCTACGTTGGAATCAAGGAGCCGGAGAAATTCATCGGGGAAAACACGGGAAGGAAGCGACTAGAGGAGGCGGGCGTCTTGGTCCAGCTGGTGGAGGGCATGGAAGATCGTATTACCGAGGTCGCGACAGCCGGGCACTAA
- a CDS encoding MFS transporter (COG:G;~EggNog:ENOG410QE24;~InterPro:IPR020846,IPR011701,IPR036259;~PFAM:PF07690;~TransMembrane:14 (i47-64o84-103i115-137o143-165i177-199o205-226i247-266o278-296i308-337o349-368i380-399o405-431i443-465o485-506i);~go_function: GO:0022857 - transmembrane transporter activity [Evidence IEA];~go_process: GO:0055085 - transmembrane transport [Evidence IEA]), giving the protein MTTSSPGAQEIASHELEMPSRHDNVSEQTGQDEYVYIADRYNLIRRIIFIMTVCSSMFTNQLGLCNSLTTLEIIGDSFGVTAPGQLSWTVSGYGLTLGTFVLIGGRLGDEFGNKAIFIIGMGWLALTSMMAGVSVYSSWPVFVLARVLQGLGPALTVPNALAIFGKCFSQGPRNMGFAWFAASAPVGAMAGLLFGALFAMAWWPWIYWSQALGVAFLFVLAIFAIPNMPVEGEKNQRRTIRETLDRLDLPGGATGVTALVLFNFAWNQSLVTTWDEPYVYVCLILSFLFLAAFLFIEIRLARHPILPVAVLTSDIAFVFGCTAAGWSTFGIWLFYVIRICLNIGGQTPIQLAAWLSPILVTGISTALIVGKIITKVPAPFIMLFAMLCYFLTSLLMALRPVHSTYWTYFFFATIIATFAMDSSLPAATIIFSNAVPRQYQGMGSSVIMTIVVYSISLGLGFAGTIELQINNGGHTKAELLHGYRGTLWFSVGLTAFGTILALIFLLKDLRRRKLARNQEGEEKNDSSEI; this is encoded by the exons ATGACTACCTCATCTCCAGGAGCGCAGGAAATTGCGTCGCATGAACTCGAAATGCCATCGAGACATGATAATG TTTCTGAACAGACTGGGCAAGATGAGTATGTCTACATCGCGGATAGATACAACTTGATTCGGCGGATCATTTTCATCATGACGGTGTGTTCATCCATGTTCACCAATCAGTTGGGCCTATGCAACAGCCTCACGACTCTCGAAATAATCGGCGATTCCTTTGGTGTCACTGCTCCTGGTCAACTCTCGTGGACAGTATCTGGCTATGGCTTGACTTTAGGCACATTCGTGTTGATCGGGGGACGTTTGGGCGACGAGTTTGGCAACAAGGCAattttcatcatcggcatgggCTGGCTTGCCTTGACCAGCATGATGGCAGGAGTCTCTGTCTATTCCAGCTGGCCCGTCTTCGTCCTTGCTCGTGTCCTGCAGGGCCTCGGTCCCGCCTTAACTGTGCCTAATGCACTCGCTATCTTTGGCAAATGCTTCTCGCAGGGCCCTCGGAACATGGGATTTGCATGGTTTGCTGCATCAGCTCCAGTCGGTGCGATGGCAGGTCTCCTCTTTGGGGCCCTCTTCGCCATGGCGTGGTGGCCATGGATCTACTGGAGTCAGGCTTTGGGGGTTGCCTTTCTCTTCGTGCTCGCCATATTTGCAATTCCAAACATGCCTGTTGAAGGTGAAAAAAACCAGCGACGAACAATACGAGAAACTTTAGACCGCCTTGATCTCCCGGGAGGTGCTACCGGTGTGACAGCCCTGGTTCTGTTCAACTTCGCCTGGAACCAAAGCCTGGTCACTACGTGGGATGAACcctatgtgtatgtgtgtctCATCCTCAGCTTCCTGTTCTTGGCGGCGTTTCTTTTCATCGAAATTCGCCTAGCTCGCCATCCAATCCTACCTGTCGCCGTCCTCACCTCCGACATCGCTTTCGTCTTCGGTTGTACAGCAGCCGGCTGGTCCACATTTGGCATCTGG CTCTTCTACGTCATCCGAATATGCCTTAACATCGGCGGTCAAACCCCCATCCAACTAGCTGCATGGCTCTCTCCCATCCTCGTCACCGGCATATCAACAGCATTGATAGTAGGTAAAATAATCACCAAGGTTCCCGCCCCATTCATTATGTTGTTTGCAATGCTGTGTTACTTCCTCACTTCTCTTCTCATGGCCTTGCGACCCGTACACTCGACGTACTGGACCTACTTTTTCTTCGCCACCATCATTGCCACCTTTGCTATGGATTCATCGTTACCTGCTGCCACAATCATCTTCTCGAACGCGGTGCCTCGACAGTATCAGGGGATGGGATCTAGTGTGATCATGACCATTGTTGTGTATAGTATCTCGCTCGGCCTGGGTTTCGCTGGTACTATTGAACTTCAGATCAACAATGGCGGACACACGAAGGCAGAGTTGCTGCATGGTTACCGGGGTACGCTCTGGTTTTCGGTCGGGTTGACGGCATTCGGCACTATTCTTGCACTTATCTTTCTACTCAAAGATCTGAGAAGACGAAAGTTGGCCAGGAAtcaagagggagaggaaaagaatgaTTCATCGGAAATTTGA
- a CDS encoding putative MFS transporter (COG:G;~EggNog:ENOG410PJ5Z;~InterPro:IPR020846,IPR011701,IPR036259;~PFAM:PF07690;~TransMembrane:12 (i57-74o98-119i126-145o157-175i187-209o221-241i290-314o326-346i353-373o379-404i416-437o449-472i);~go_function: GO:0022857 - transmembrane transporter activity [Evidence IEA];~go_process: GO:0055085 - transmembrane transport [Evidence IEA]) — protein MIAQASDPPPKVQKSVTRDSITDDASHIDRYGSVPGVVEDVVQVIDHKAERALCRRFDFRILPVLALMYLFNALDKGNLSNAETAGMSDDLNFKPGQYNLLLSIFYVPYVVFAPPFAMLGKRWSPARVLPVLMFSFGSFTLLSSATKNFGGMFALRWFLGMSEAAFFPLVIYYLTTFYRRGELARRLAIFYAASNIANAFSGLLAFGVFQIKNSSLPDWRYLFILEGGVTVLFSCFAFWYLPRSASTASFLSEDERLLAHHRIQVDSSAIVDEPFHLRSALGIFKHPSTYAFLAIEICLGVPLQGVSLFMPQIIQRLGFSTVKTNLYTVAPNVTGAAMLIVLAFASDAVRLRAPFIVLGFLLTFTGFMIYAAIDDVDRQIHLAYFATFMMTWGTSAPSVLLSTWYNNNIADENKRVLLTSIGVPLANLMGLVSSNVFREKDKPKYLPALVTVGAFGGTGAILAALLGVYMLVDNHRRDRKEGVRMRAQDVPTERLRDGPGAVGFRWFL, from the exons ATGATCGCCCAAGCCTCGGATCCGCCGCCGAAAGTCCAAAAGTCGGTTACACGCGACTCCATCACCGACGATGCTTCACACATCGACCGCTACGGCTCTGTCCCCGGGGTCGTCGAAGATGTCGTCCAGGTCATCGACCACAAGGCCGAACGGGCTCTCTGTCGCCGCTTCGATTTCCGTATACTTCCCGTGCTCGCATTGATGT ACCTCTTCAATGCCCTGGATAAAGGCAACCTCAGTAATGCCGAAACCGCCGGCATGAGCGATG ATCTTAACTTCAAACCCGGCCAATATAACCTACTCCTATCCATCTTCTACGTCCCATATGTTGTATTCGCGCCCCCATTTGCCATGCTTGGCAAGCGCTGGAGTCCTGCACGCGTATTGCCCGTCCTGATGTTCTCTTTTGGCTCATTCACGCTGCTTTCGTCTGCGACCAAGAACTTCGGCGGCATGTTCGCTCTGCGCTGGTTCCTCGGCATGTCTGAAGCGGCCTTCTTCCCGCTAGTCATCTACTACCTCACGACCTTCTACCGGCGTGGCGAGCTCGCCCGTCGCCTCGCTATTTTCTACGCAGCCAGCAACATCGCCAACGCCTTCTCCGGCCTACTCGCCTTCGGCGTCTTTCAAATCAAAAACTCCTCTCTCCCAGACTGGCGTTACCTCTTCATTCTCGAAGGCGGCGTCACCgttctcttctcctgcttcgcCTTCTGGTACCTTCCTCGCTCCGCCTCCACAGCCTCCTTCCTCAGCGAAGACGAGAGGCTTCTCGCCCATCACCGCATCCAAGTGGACAGTTCCGCCATCGTCGATGAACCCTTCCACCTCCGCTCCGCTCTCGGCATTTTCAAACACCCCTCCACCTACGCCTTCCTCGCTATCGAAATCTGTCTCGGTGTGCCCCTGCAGGGCGTCTCCCTTTTCATGCCCCAGATCATTCAACGCCTGGGCTTTTCCACCGTCAAAACTAACCTCTACACCGTGGCCCCTAATGTCACCGGAGCCGCCATGCTTATCGTCCTCGCCTTTGCATCAGATGCCGTCCGCCTCCGCGCTCCTTTCATCGTCTTAggcttcctcctcacttTCACAGGCTTCATGATCTACGCCGCTATCGACGACGTCGATCGCCAGATCCACCTAGCGTACTTTGCCACCTTCATGATGACCTGGGGTACCTCTGCGCCGTCGGTGCTGCTCTCCACATGGTataacaacaacattgcAGATGAGAACAAGCGTGTGCTGTTGACGAGTATTGGTGTGCCGTTGGCGAATCTGATGGGCTTGGTGTCGAGTAATGTCTTCCGGGAGAAAGATAAGCCCAAGTATCTGCCTGCCCTCGTCACAGTGGGCGCATTCGGTGGAACTGGTGCTATTCTGGCGGCGCTGTTGGGGGTATATATGCTTGTGGATAATCACCGGAGGGATCGTAAGGAGGGTGTCAGGATGCGGGCGCAGGATGTCCCGACTGAAAGGTTGCGCGACGGACCGGGCGCTGTCGGGTTCCGATggttcttataa
- the VMA3_2 gene encoding H(+)-transporting V0 sector ATPase subunit c (COG:C;~EggNog:ENOG410PMYT;~TransMembrane:1 (n4-16c21/22o31-52i)), giving the protein MAGILGIYGLVVSVLIANNLAQEMALYTSLLQLGAGLAVGLCGLAAGQVCNWDCR; this is encoded by the exons ATGGCCGGCATCCTAGGCATATACGGCCTCGTTGTTTCGGTGCTGATTGCCAACAACCTCGCGCAGGAGATGGCTCTGTACACTAGTCTGCTTCAGCTGGGCGCCGGACTGGCGGTTGGGCTTTGCGGACTGGCTGCTGGGCAA GTTTGCAATTGGGATTGTCGGTGA